Proteins co-encoded in one Diaminobutyricimonas sp. LJ205 genomic window:
- a CDS encoding ABC transporter permease has product MRTKVFSGPLLGVVGILLFLLVWEAIPRLGLVSPQYLPPASDVVTRLIQYFGDPEFWNDVAETMITWAIGLGIAAGAAIVLGLVIGSSPFLRKATHSTIEFFRPVPSVALIPLAVLLFGIKMESTIMLIIYAAFWQVLLQVLYGVADIDSVANDTAKSYGLGTLARMRYVVWPTTLPYLMTGIRLGAAVALILAITGELLIGSPGLGKQIALTQAGGAVTSMYALILATGFIGVIINLFARAVERRVLAWHTSVRGEVIV; this is encoded by the coding sequence ATGCGCACCAAAGTCTTCTCCGGCCCACTTCTCGGAGTCGTCGGCATCCTGTTGTTCCTGCTCGTCTGGGAGGCGATTCCCCGACTGGGACTCGTGAGCCCGCAGTACCTGCCGCCGGCCAGCGACGTGGTCACGCGGCTCATCCAGTACTTCGGCGATCCGGAGTTCTGGAACGACGTCGCCGAGACCATGATCACCTGGGCCATCGGCCTCGGCATTGCGGCAGGCGCCGCCATCGTCCTGGGGTTGGTCATCGGCTCCAGCCCATTCCTCCGGAAGGCCACTCACTCGACCATCGAGTTCTTCCGCCCGGTGCCTTCGGTCGCACTCATCCCGCTGGCGGTGCTGCTGTTCGGCATCAAGATGGAGTCGACGATCATGCTCATCATCTACGCCGCGTTCTGGCAGGTGCTGCTGCAGGTGCTCTACGGGGTCGCCGACATCGACTCGGTCGCGAACGACACCGCGAAGAGCTACGGGCTGGGGACCCTCGCCCGAATGCGCTACGTCGTCTGGCCGACCACCCTGCCCTACCTGATGACGGGAATCCGGCTGGGCGCGGCCGTCGCCCTGATCCTGGCGATCACCGGCGAACTGCTGATCGGCAGCCCCGGCCTCGGCAAGCAGATCGCCCTCACCCAGGCCGGCGGGGCGGTCACCTCGATGTATGCGCTCATCCTCGCCACGGGATTCATCGGGGTCATCATCAATCTCTTCGCGCGCGCTGTCGAGCGGCGCGTGCTCGCGTGGCACACCTCCGTGCGTGGGGAGGTCATCGTATGA
- a CDS encoding ABC transporter substrate-binding protein, producing MRNTLLAGVALASAVALVGCTAGTPEPEESPGAEGELTPITVGIIPIVDTAPLHLGVEQGFFEDEGLEVTIESGAGGAALIPGVVSGDFDFAFGNYVSSMVARDRGLDIVYVANGNSTTGDPEFDFGGVVVSANSDIQSPADLAGKRVSVNTLANIGDTTIRQVVEDDGGDPESIEFVEIPFPDAPAALENGQVDAAWILDPFMTTAVDAGARVISYNFADFDPALDVSGYFSSGDQIEAEPEKVEAFQAAMNRSLEYAQENPDEVRRIVTTYTEIAPDVLERIALPKFNPEFNRDAIEKLGAAAQKYGTISEEPNLDELLAN from the coding sequence ATGAGGAATACCCTTTTAGCCGGCGTCGCGCTGGCTTCCGCGGTCGCCCTCGTCGGGTGCACCGCAGGCACGCCCGAACCGGAGGAGTCGCCCGGAGCCGAGGGGGAACTCACCCCGATCACGGTCGGCATCATCCCGATCGTCGACACGGCACCGCTGCACCTCGGCGTCGAACAGGGCTTCTTCGAGGACGAGGGCCTCGAAGTGACCATCGAGTCCGGTGCCGGCGGCGCCGCCCTGATCCCGGGCGTCGTCAGCGGCGACTTCGACTTCGCGTTCGGCAACTATGTCTCGAGCATGGTCGCGCGCGACCGTGGCCTGGACATCGTCTACGTCGCAAACGGCAACTCCACCACCGGTGACCCCGAGTTCGACTTCGGCGGCGTCGTGGTCTCGGCCAACTCCGACATCCAGTCCCCTGCCGACCTCGCGGGAAAGCGCGTGTCGGTGAACACCCTGGCGAACATCGGTGACACGACGATCCGGCAGGTCGTCGAAGACGACGGTGGCGACCCGGAATCCATCGAGTTCGTCGAGATCCCGTTCCCGGATGCCCCGGCAGCGCTGGAGAACGGACAGGTAGACGCGGCGTGGATCCTTGACCCGTTCATGACCACGGCCGTCGACGCGGGTGCCCGGGTGATCTCGTACAACTTCGCCGATTTCGATCCGGCCTTGGATGTCTCGGGCTACTTCAGCTCCGGCGACCAGATTGAGGCAGAGCCCGAGAAGGTCGAAGCGTTCCAGGCTGCGATGAACCGGTCGCTCGAATACGCCCAGGAGAACCCCGACGAGGTTCGCCGCATCGTCACGACCTACACGGAGATCGCCCCGGATGTTCTCGAGCGGATCGCGCTCCCGAAGTTCAACCCGGAGTTCAACCGCGATGCGATCGAGAAGCTCGGCGCGGCCGCGCAGAAGTACGGCACGATCAGCGAAGAGCCGAACCTCGACGAACTGCTGGCGAACTAA
- a CDS encoding ABC transporter permease, translating into MKTLKRVLYFVALPILLILLWWVLTLGEVNFYTPKPGQLVETFAEVWFSDRFFDDVLPSITRLFVGLFAAILLGIVLGVLIGSVRWLRRLFEPLLEFFRAIPPPVLVPLLLLLIGVNDTMKVVVIVSGAIWPVLLNTVEGVRAVDEVLGDASRVYGLTGFARLRYLVLPSASPQIMAGVRQSLSIGLILMVISEMFASSSGLGFTIIQFQRSFAIPEMWSGIVLLGLIGIALSFIFQFVERRVLHWYHGLKELHTS; encoded by the coding sequence ATGAAGACTCTGAAACGGGTCCTGTACTTCGTAGCGCTCCCGATCCTCCTCATCCTCCTGTGGTGGGTCCTCACCCTCGGCGAGGTGAACTTCTACACGCCGAAGCCTGGGCAGCTGGTTGAGACCTTTGCCGAGGTGTGGTTCAGTGACCGCTTCTTCGACGACGTGCTGCCCAGCATCACGCGCCTCTTCGTCGGTTTGTTCGCCGCGATTCTGTTGGGCATCGTGCTTGGCGTGCTGATCGGCTCCGTCCGCTGGCTGCGTCGGTTGTTCGAGCCGCTTCTGGAGTTCTTCCGCGCCATCCCGCCACCCGTCCTGGTGCCGCTGCTGCTGCTGCTGATCGGCGTGAACGACACCATGAAGGTCGTGGTGATCGTCTCGGGGGCGATCTGGCCGGTGTTGCTGAACACCGTAGAGGGCGTCCGGGCGGTTGATGAGGTGCTCGGCGACGCGAGCCGCGTCTACGGTCTCACCGGGTTCGCACGCCTGAGGTACCTGGTGCTGCCATCAGCCAGCCCACAGATCATGGCCGGGGTGCGGCAAAGCCTCTCGATCGGGCTGATTTTGATGGTGATCTCGGAGATGTTCGCCTCCTCGTCGGGCCTCGGTTTCACGATCATCCAGTTCCAGCGGTCGTTCGCGATCCCGGAGATGTGGAGCGGCATCGTCCTGCTAGGGCTCATCGGAATCGCCCTCTCGTTCATCTTCCAGTTCGTCGAGCGTCGCGTTCTGCACTGGTACCACGGCCTCAAGGAGCTGCACACCTCATGA
- a CDS encoding transcriptional regulator, giving the protein MAKQERTDRVIDLEGLKALAHPLRVKIVDTLSTYGSFTASGLAERLGESSGATSYHLRQLEKHGFVREVEGKGTGRERWWERPPGGLQLTSREVASTPAGKAATRIVLREWSVGRERMLQDFLDLGMDELSPEWQDAGTVSTSNLVLTVEQLRELRDRTTAVIDEFVDRYRGQSVPGSRPVQVHFNAFPVIDAPENTAS; this is encoded by the coding sequence ATGGCGAAGCAGGAACGCACCGACCGTGTCATCGACCTCGAGGGGTTGAAGGCGCTCGCGCACCCACTTCGCGTGAAGATCGTCGACACCCTGTCCACTTACGGTTCCTTCACCGCGAGCGGCCTGGCCGAACGCCTCGGCGAATCGAGTGGAGCGACCAGCTACCACCTCAGGCAACTCGAGAAGCACGGTTTCGTGCGCGAGGTGGAGGGCAAGGGCACCGGCCGCGAGCGCTGGTGGGAACGGCCGCCCGGCGGACTGCAGCTCACGAGTCGTGAGGTGGCGTCCACGCCGGCTGGCAAAGCGGCAACCCGGATCGTGCTGCGGGAGTGGTCGGTGGGCCGGGAACGGATGCTGCAGGACTTCCTCGATCTCGGCATGGACGAGCTCTCGCCCGAGTGGCAGGACGCCGGCACCGTCAGCACATCGAACCTGGTGCTGACAGTCGAGCAGCTCCGGGAACTGCGCGATCGCACCACGGCAGTCATCGACGAGTTCGTCGACCGCTATCGCGGTCAGTCGGTGCCCGGCTCACGGCCCGTTCAGGTTCATTTCAATGCGTTCCCGGTGATCGATGCTCCGGAGAACACCGCGTCCTAA
- a CDS encoding ABC transporter ATP-binding protein, protein MTVNEHAMSIPDAPGTVAPALRVRDVQKIYKTDAGSFEAVHNLTFDLAPGELACLVGPSGSGKTTLLKCIAGLMAPTSGSVELNGKKVTGPPKGMAVVFQEYGRSLFPWMTVRGNVELPLKNAGVAKAERETLVNDALEAVSLAHVPKSYPWQLSGGMQQRVAIARAVAYKPQVLLMDEPFAAVDAQTRADLEDLIRSIWHQLGVTVLFVTHDIDESVYLGQRVIMLSSSPTVIQDDLSIDLPDQRDQLTTRNAPRFAELRAHVYEQIQIAKTNAGRTDVAP, encoded by the coding sequence ATGACCGTCAACGAGCACGCCATGTCCATCCCCGATGCACCCGGCACCGTCGCGCCCGCCCTTCGGGTGCGCGATGTCCAGAAAATCTACAAGACGGATGCCGGATCCTTCGAGGCGGTGCATAACCTCACCTTCGATCTCGCCCCCGGTGAGCTGGCATGCCTCGTCGGCCCATCGGGCTCGGGCAAGACGACGCTGCTCAAGTGCATCGCCGGGCTGATGGCCCCGACCAGTGGCAGTGTCGAGCTGAACGGCAAGAAGGTCACCGGCCCTCCCAAGGGCATGGCCGTCGTCTTCCAGGAATACGGGCGAAGCCTGTTCCCGTGGATGACCGTGCGGGGCAACGTCGAGCTTCCACTGAAGAACGCCGGTGTCGCGAAGGCCGAGCGGGAGACGCTCGTGAACGACGCCCTCGAAGCCGTTAGTCTGGCCCACGTGCCGAAGAGCTATCCGTGGCAACTGTCCGGTGGCATGCAGCAGCGCGTCGCAATCGCCCGGGCGGTTGCGTACAAGCCCCAGGTGCTGCTGATGGATGAGCCGTTCGCGGCGGTCGATGCACAGACGCGCGCCGACCTCGAAGACCTGATCCGGTCCATCTGGCACCAGTTGGGCGTCACCGTGCTGTTCGTCACGCACGACATCGATGAGTCCGTGTACCTCGGACAGCGGGTCATCATGCTCTCGAGCTCCCCGACCGTGATCCAGGACGATCTGAGCATCGATCTACCGGATCAGCGTGACCAGCTGACCACCCGCAACGCGCCGCGCTTCGCTGAGCTTCGGGCGCACGTGTACGAGCAGATTCAGATTGCGAAGACCAACGCCGGGAGAACCGACGTCGCGCCCTAG
- the valS gene encoding valine--tRNA ligase, whose protein sequence is MSQIPEKPALEGLETKWGDQWESQGTYRFDREAAIAAQGLDKLDQRDGLDQRSGLDQQHEARKIFSVDTPPPTASGSLHIGHVFSYTHTDVTARYQRMRGKHVFYPMGWDDNGLPTERRVQNYYGVRCDPSLPYDAEFTPPFEGGDNKSSKAADQVPISRRNFIELCERLTVEDEKQFEDLWRKLGLSVDWTQTYRTISPESQAMAQKAFLRNLARGEAYQADAPTLWDVTFRTAVAQAELEDKDQPGAYHRIVFHHEAGDLQIETTRPELLPACVALVAHPDDERYKHLFGTNATTPVFGVEVPIVAHHLAQPDKGSGIAMICTFGDLTDVIWWRELDLPNRAILGFDGRVVSDPPAALATPTAKAAYSQLAGKTVFSAKQAVVELLKASGEMIGEPKSITHPVKFYEKGDKPLEIVSTRQWYIMNGGKSDELRTRLVDLGNHIAWHPDFMRVRYENWVNGLNGDWLISRQRFFGVPIPVWYPLDADGNPVFDSPIVPDEASLPVDPSSDVAPGYREEQRNQPGGFVGEHDVMDTWATSSLTPQLAGGWEVDPELWSAVFPYDLRPQGQDIIRTWLFSTALRSLLEHDGQAPWKHTAISGFIVDPDRKKMSKSKGNVVTPAGMLDEHGSDAVRYWAASSRLGTDAAFDPQNPKQIKIGRRLAIKILNAAKFVYSFPEVSAGSTSGGGSTSSGATEPLDLDLLAMLADVVAQATKAFDEYDHARALEVTEQFFWTFCDDYLELVKERAYGAGTPEGQASAVYTLRTAINIMLRLFAPFVPFATEEVWSWTHEGSVHTAPWPIPAEASSEAPTGLLPLVSAALIGIRRAKTDAKASQKTDVTEALIAGPAALAQAAADLKAVGRIAELRFEDSDEVAVRSITLAPQES, encoded by the coding sequence ATGTCGCAGATTCCTGAGAAGCCGGCCCTCGAAGGCCTCGAGACCAAGTGGGGCGACCAGTGGGAATCGCAGGGAACGTACCGGTTCGATCGGGAAGCCGCCATCGCGGCACAGGGTCTCGACAAGCTCGACCAACGGGATGGGCTCGACCAGCGGAGTGGGCTCGACCAGCAGCACGAGGCGCGCAAGATCTTCTCGGTTGACACTCCCCCGCCGACGGCATCCGGTTCACTGCACATCGGCCACGTCTTCAGCTACACGCACACCGACGTCACCGCCCGGTACCAACGCATGCGCGGCAAGCACGTCTTCTACCCGATGGGCTGGGATGACAACGGCCTGCCCACTGAACGCCGGGTGCAGAACTACTACGGCGTGCGCTGCGACCCGTCGCTGCCCTACGACGCCGAGTTCACCCCACCGTTCGAAGGCGGCGACAACAAGAGCTCCAAGGCCGCGGACCAGGTGCCGATCAGCCGCCGCAACTTCATCGAGCTGTGTGAACGACTGACGGTCGAGGACGAGAAGCAGTTCGAGGACCTCTGGCGCAAGCTCGGCCTGTCCGTGGACTGGACCCAGACCTACCGCACCATCTCCCCCGAATCCCAGGCCATGGCGCAGAAGGCATTCCTGCGGAACCTCGCCCGCGGCGAGGCATACCAGGCCGACGCGCCGACGCTGTGGGATGTCACCTTCCGCACCGCCGTCGCCCAGGCCGAGCTCGAAGACAAGGACCAGCCCGGCGCCTACCACCGCATCGTGTTCCATCACGAGGCCGGTGACCTGCAGATCGAGACCACTCGGCCCGAGCTGCTGCCCGCGTGTGTCGCGCTGGTTGCGCACCCGGATGACGAGCGCTACAAGCACCTCTTCGGCACCAACGCCACCACCCCGGTGTTCGGTGTCGAGGTGCCAATCGTCGCCCACCACCTCGCGCAGCCGGACAAGGGCTCCGGCATCGCGATGATCTGTACCTTCGGTGACCTGACCGACGTCATCTGGTGGCGCGAACTCGACCTGCCCAACCGCGCGATTCTCGGCTTCGACGGTCGCGTGGTCTCCGATCCGCCCGCCGCGCTCGCGACTCCCACGGCGAAGGCCGCCTACTCGCAGCTCGCAGGCAAGACGGTGTTCAGCGCCAAGCAGGCCGTCGTCGAACTGCTCAAGGCCAGCGGCGAGATGATCGGCGAGCCCAAGTCGATCACCCACCCGGTGAAGTTCTACGAGAAGGGCGACAAGCCGCTCGAGATCGTCTCCACCCGCCAGTGGTACATCATGAACGGCGGCAAGTCCGACGAACTGCGCACCCGCCTGGTCGACCTCGGCAATCACATCGCCTGGCACCCCGATTTCATGCGCGTGCGCTACGAGAACTGGGTGAACGGATTGAACGGCGACTGGCTGATCAGCCGTCAGCGTTTCTTCGGCGTACCGATCCCGGTCTGGTACCCGCTCGACGCTGACGGCAACCCGGTGTTCGACTCGCCCATCGTCCCCGACGAGGCGAGCCTGCCGGTCGATCCGTCATCGGATGTCGCGCCCGGTTACCGCGAGGAGCAGCGCAACCAGCCCGGCGGCTTCGTCGGCGAACACGACGTCATGGACACCTGGGCGACGTCGTCGCTGACCCCGCAGCTGGCGGGCGGCTGGGAAGTGGACCCCGAACTCTGGAGCGCCGTCTTCCCCTACGACCTGCGCCCGCAGGGCCAGGACATCATCCGCACCTGGCTGTTCTCCACCGCGTTGCGTTCGCTGCTCGAGCACGACGGTCAGGCGCCGTGGAAGCACACCGCCATCTCCGGCTTCATCGTCGATCCCGACCGCAAGAAGATGTCCAAGTCCAAGGGCAACGTGGTCACCCCCGCTGGCATGCTCGACGAGCACGGTTCGGACGCCGTGCGCTACTGGGCGGCTTCCAGCCGGCTGGGTACGGATGCCGCGTTCGACCCGCAGAACCCGAAGCAGATCAAGATCGGCCGACGTCTGGCGATCAAGATCTTGAACGCGGCCAAGTTCGTCTACTCGTTCCCGGAGGTCTCGGCAGGCTCGACCAGCGGAGGTGGCTCGACCAGCTCCGGCGCCACCGAACCGCTCGACCTCGACCTGCTGGCCATGCTCGCTGACGTCGTCGCCCAAGCCACCAAGGCCTTCGACGAGTACGACCACGCCCGTGCCCTAGAAGTCACCGAGCAGTTCTTCTGGACCTTCTGCGACGACTACCTCGAGCTGGTCAAGGAACGTGCGTATGGCGCCGGCACTCCCGAGGGTCAGGCGAGCGCCGTCTACACCCTCCGCACGGCGATCAACATCATGCTGCGACTGTTCGCCCCGTTCGTTCCGTTCGCCACCGAAGAGGTGTGGAGCTGGACCCACGAGGGCAGCGTGCACACCGCACCCTGGCCGATCCCGGCCGAGGCGAGCAGCGAGGCACCGACCGGGCTGCTGCCGCTGGTCAGCGCCGCCCTGATCGGCATCCGACGGGCCAAGACCGATGCCAAGGCGTCGCAGAAGACCGACGTGACCGAGGCGCTCATCGCCGGTCCCGCGGCGCTCGCCCAGGCCGCAGCCGATCTCAAGGCCGTCGGCCGCATCGCCGAGCTGCGTTTCGAGGACTCCGATGAGGTCGCCGTTCGCAGCATCACCCTCGCCCCGCAGGAGTCGTAA
- a CDS encoding M3 family metallopeptidase translates to MTNPFFEASTLPYQLPRFADIADEHYTEAFDRGMADQLAEIEAIASSAEEPTFENTMVPLERSGQVLQRVSAVFFNRASADSNDFTQAVEQEYAPKLAAHADAVRLNAALYNRIETLYGRRGRMGLEAEAQYLVERYYTEFTLAGAGLTESEKETLRELNKRLSVLTTRFEKNLLADMNDLAVVIEDVAELDGLTPGEISAAAEAANSRGLEGKYLVTLVLPTGHPHLSSLTYRDVRERIMLASRSRGIRGGDNDNRQLVLEISRLRAERANLLGFHTHAAFVTADETAGSPEAVADLLGKLAPPAARNATAEQADLQALIGDDFTLSSHDWAFYSERVRKQKYDVDKAAMRPYFEAERVLRDGVFFAATRLYGITFTERHDLEGYHPDVRVFEVHNEDGSPLGLYLLDLYTRDSKRGGAWMNSLTQQNDLLGQPTIVTNNLNVPKPGVGEKTLLTYDEVNTLFHEFGHALHGLFATVTYPKFAGTNVFRDFVEFPSQVNEMWMLWPEVLENYAVHVETGEPMPRELVEKIEASRSYGEGFATSEYLAAALLDQAWHSISADAEVTDVAAFEAGVLASIGLDNPAVPPRYSSTYFQHVFSSGYDAGYYSYIWSEVLDADTVAWFHENGGLTRENGDRFRSLVLGVGGSVDPHEAFRHFRGRAADIQPLLDRRGLN, encoded by the coding sequence ATGACGAATCCGTTCTTCGAAGCATCGACGCTCCCGTACCAGCTGCCGCGCTTCGCCGACATCGCTGATGAGCACTACACGGAAGCGTTCGACCGTGGCATGGCCGACCAACTGGCGGAAATCGAGGCGATCGCCTCGAGCGCCGAGGAACCGACGTTCGAGAACACCATGGTGCCGCTGGAGCGCAGCGGACAGGTGCTGCAGCGCGTGAGCGCGGTCTTCTTCAACCGCGCCTCGGCCGACTCCAATGACTTCACGCAAGCGGTCGAACAGGAATACGCGCCCAAGCTCGCGGCGCACGCCGACGCCGTCCGGCTGAACGCGGCGCTCTACAACCGGATTGAGACCTTGTACGGCCGCCGTGGACGGATGGGCCTTGAGGCCGAGGCGCAATACCTGGTGGAGCGCTACTACACCGAGTTCACCCTCGCCGGCGCCGGCCTCACCGAATCCGAGAAGGAGACCCTGCGCGAGCTGAACAAGCGGCTCTCGGTCTTGACCACCCGGTTCGAGAAGAACCTGCTCGCCGACATGAACGATCTCGCTGTGGTGATCGAGGATGTCGCGGAACTCGACGGGCTCACGCCGGGCGAGATCTCGGCCGCTGCTGAGGCGGCGAACAGCCGCGGACTGGAGGGCAAGTACCTGGTCACCCTGGTGCTCCCAACGGGACATCCGCACCTGTCCTCGCTCACCTACCGCGACGTCCGTGAGCGCATCATGCTCGCGTCGCGATCCCGCGGCATCCGCGGCGGCGACAACGACAACCGGCAGCTCGTGCTGGAGATCAGCCGGCTGCGCGCCGAACGCGCGAACTTGCTCGGCTTCCACACCCACGCCGCGTTCGTGACCGCTGACGAGACCGCCGGTTCGCCGGAGGCTGTCGCCGACCTGCTGGGCAAGCTCGCTCCGCCTGCCGCCCGCAATGCGACCGCCGAACAGGCCGACCTGCAGGCGCTGATCGGCGACGACTTCACCCTCTCCAGCCATGACTGGGCGTTCTACAGCGAGCGGGTGCGCAAGCAGAAGTACGACGTCGACAAGGCGGCGATGCGCCCGTACTTCGAAGCCGAGCGAGTGCTGCGCGACGGAGTCTTCTTCGCAGCGACCAGGCTGTACGGGATCACCTTCACCGAACGCCACGACCTCGAGGGCTACCACCCGGATGTGCGCGTGTTCGAGGTGCACAACGAGGACGGGTCCCCGCTCGGGCTCTATCTGCTCGACCTGTACACCCGTGACTCCAAGCGCGGCGGCGCCTGGATGAATTCGCTGACCCAGCAGAACGACCTTCTCGGCCAGCCGACCATCGTGACGAACAATCTCAATGTGCCGAAGCCCGGCGTCGGCGAGAAGACCCTGCTCACCTACGACGAGGTCAATACCCTGTTCCACGAGTTCGGGCATGCGCTGCACGGCCTGTTCGCCACAGTGACCTACCCGAAGTTCGCCGGCACCAACGTGTTCCGCGACTTTGTCGAGTTCCCGAGCCAGGTCAACGAGATGTGGATGCTCTGGCCCGAGGTGCTCGAGAACTACGCGGTCCACGTCGAGACCGGCGAGCCGATGCCGCGCGAACTGGTCGAGAAGATCGAGGCCTCCCGCAGCTATGGCGAGGGCTTCGCGACCAGCGAGTACCTGGCTGCTGCCCTGCTCGATCAGGCTTGGCACTCGATCTCCGCGGACGCTGAGGTCACGGATGTCGCCGCGTTCGAAGCCGGTGTGCTGGCGTCGATCGGGCTCGACAACCCCGCGGTGCCGCCGCGGTACTCGAGCACCTACTTCCAGCACGTCTTCTCGAGCGGGTATGACGCCGGCTACTACTCCTACATCTGGAGCGAGGTGCTCGACGCCGACACCGTCGCCTGGTTCCATGAGAACGGTGGGCTCACTCGCGAGAACGGCGACCGGTTCCGCTCCCTGGTGCTCGGCGTCGGCGGCTCCGTCGACCCGCATGAAGCGTTCCGGCATTTTCGGGGACGCGCGGCGGACATCCAGCCGTTGCTTGACCGGCGAGGACTGAACTGA
- a CDS encoding TerC family protein: MMVDTWVWTLTIVFIVALLAFDFFFHVRAAHVPTLRESAIWSSIYIGIAVLFGIGGFIFGGVDFGTEYFAGYITEKALSVDNLFVFLIIMSSFRVPREDQQKVLLFGIVFSLIARTGFIFLGAALINSFAWVFYIFGLILLLTAGNLLKPKRDDEAENFVIRLVRKVFHTTDYYDGDKLFTMHEGKRALTPMLLVMVAIAGTDLLFALDSIPAIFGLTQNVYIVFTATAFSLLGLRQLYFLIDGLLDRLIYLSYGLAGILAFIGVKLVLHALHENNVPFINNGEPVPVTEISTGTSLTVILGILAITVVGSLVSPKGRARTAVVNVRRYADEYLDLSYTTDPAERQRVYNGMLAAEKVVVALPAKYRAMIKQPEQLREKLGRAHDEHEQHFSI; the protein is encoded by the coding sequence CTGATGGTTGACACGTGGGTCTGGACGCTGACGATCGTCTTCATCGTCGCACTGCTCGCCTTCGACTTCTTCTTCCACGTGAGGGCGGCGCACGTGCCGACGCTGCGGGAATCCGCGATCTGGTCGTCGATCTACATCGGAATCGCGGTGCTCTTCGGCATCGGCGGGTTCATCTTCGGCGGCGTCGACTTCGGCACCGAGTACTTCGCCGGGTACATCACCGAGAAGGCGCTGTCGGTCGACAACCTGTTCGTGTTCCTGATCATCATGTCGAGCTTCCGGGTGCCCCGTGAGGACCAACAGAAGGTGTTGCTGTTCGGCATCGTGTTCTCGCTGATCGCCCGGACCGGGTTCATCTTCCTGGGCGCTGCGCTGATCAACAGTTTCGCCTGGGTGTTCTACATCTTCGGACTCATCCTGTTGCTCACGGCGGGCAATCTGCTGAAGCCGAAACGCGACGACGAAGCCGAGAACTTCGTCATCCGCCTGGTGCGCAAAGTGTTCCATACGACGGACTACTACGACGGCGACAAGCTGTTCACCATGCACGAGGGCAAGCGCGCGCTCACGCCCATGCTGCTGGTGATGGTCGCCATCGCCGGAACCGACCTGTTGTTCGCGCTGGACTCGATTCCGGCGATCTTCGGCCTGACCCAGAACGTGTACATCGTGTTCACCGCGACCGCGTTCTCGCTGCTCGGGCTTCGACAGCTGTACTTCCTCATCGACGGTCTGCTCGACCGGCTGATCTACCTCTCGTACGGGCTCGCCGGGATCCTCGCATTCATCGGTGTGAAGTTGGTGCTGCACGCGCTGCACGAGAACAACGTGCCGTTCATCAACAACGGTGAGCCCGTGCCGGTGACCGAGATCAGCACCGGCACATCGTTGACCGTCATCCTCGGCATCCTGGCGATCACGGTGGTGGGTTCGCTGGTCAGCCCGAAGGGCCGGGCGCGCACCGCGGTTGTCAATGTGCGCCGCTATGCGGACGAGTACCTCGACCTGTCGTACACGACCGATCCCGCGGAGCGGCAACGCGTGTACAACGGAATGCTCGCCGCGGAGAAGGTCGTCGTCGCCCTGCCGGCCAAGTATCGCGCGATGATCAAGCAGCCCGAACAGCTGCGCGAGAAACTGGGCCGCGCCCACGACGAGCACGAGCAGCACTTCTCGATCTGA